Sequence from the Lysobacter capsici genome:
CGATACCGGCCTTGCGGAACGCGGCCAGCTGCTCTTCGCTGATCTCGTCGTTGGCCGAAGCCAGCAGCTCGCCCGACTTGGTGTCGACCACGTCGTGCGACAGGATGCGGCCGACCAGATACGCGTCGGGCACGGCCAGCGCGGCGATGCCGGACTGTTCCATCTGCTTCACATGGCGCGCGGTGATGCGCTTGCCGGCTTCGACGATGACCTTGTCGCCGTCGGCCAGATCGAAGTCCAGGGTCTCGCCACGCAGGCGCTCGGAGACCAGCTCCCACTGCACGCCCTCGGACATGATGTGGAAGGTGTTGATCTCGAAGAACTCCGAGAGCATCTCGGTGTTGTTGTAGCCCAGCGCGCGCAGCAGCACGGTGACCGGCAGCTTGCGGCGGCGGTCGATACGGGTGAACAGGGCGTCCTTCGGGTCGTACTCGAAGTCCAGCCACGAGCCGCGATACGGAATGATGCGGGCGCTGTACAGCAGCTTGCCCGAGCTGTGGGTCTTGCCGCGGTCGTGATCGAAGAACACGCCCGGCGAGCGGTGCAGCTGCGAGACGATGACGCGCTCGGTGCCGTTGACGATGAAGGTGCCGTTGCCGGTCATGAGCGGAATCTCGCCCATGTAGACCTCTTGCTCCTTCACGTACTTGATGGCCTTGGTCGACGACTCGCGGTCGTAGATCACCAGGCGCACGGTCACGCGCAGCGGGGCGCCGTAGGACAGGCCGCGGTTGCGGCACTCGCGCTCATCGAATACCGGATCGCCGAGCTTGTAGCCGACGTATTCGAGAGCGGCGTTGCCGCTGTAGCTGGAGATCGGGAACACCGACTTGAGCGCGGCATGCAGGCCGCGATCGGCGCGCTTGGCCGGATCGGTGTGTTCTTGCAGGAATTCGCGATAGGAATCGACCTGGATCGCGAGCAGGAACGGCACTTCGAGGATCGACTTGCGCTTGCCGAAGTCCTTGCGGATGCGCTTCTTTTCGGTGAACGAATACTGTTGCGTCGTGGAAGCTGTGGTCATGGTGAGCTACCGCCTCGATTTAGCTAATGGGCCGGGAAAGTCGCCTGACAGCGAGTCTTTCCGGGCGAACCGCGCGTCCGCGGTTCAGGGGACTAATGCGAAAACAAAATTGCCAGTGGGAAGTCGCTGGTATTGCCGGCACCAGCACGCCTTCTCCCGCTACTTCCGACTGCCAACTCGTTTGGAGCCGGGAATCGAGAATGGGGAATCGAGAATCGGTAAAAGCGATCAACCCGCTCTTACGATTCCCGATTCACCATTCCCGATTCCCGTGGAACGGCCAAAGGCCGGGGACTTTCGTCCCCAGCCTTCAGTGGTCGCCAAGGAAAAACGGCGACGCAAGTACTGCTTACTTGACTTCGACAGTCGCACCAGCGGCTTCGAGATCCTTCTTGAACTTCTCGGAGTCGGCCTTGTTGACCGCTTCCTTGACCGTCTGCGGAGCGCCTTCGACCAGGTCCTTGGCTTCCTTCAGACCCAGGCCGGTGATGGCGCGGACGGCCTTAATCACTTCGACCTTCTTGTCGCCAGCGGCCTTCAGGATGACGTTGAACTCGGTCTGCTCTTCTTTCTCTTCGGTCGGGCCAGCCGGGCCAGCCTGGACAACCGGAGCAGCGGCGGTGACGCCGAACTTCTCTTCGATCGCGCGGACGAGCTCCATGACTTCCATCAGGGTCTTTTCGGCGATGGCGTCGACGATTTGTTCGTTGGAAAGGGACATTTGAATAACCTCAGGAAATATTGATCTTACGAATCGGATTCAGTGAAGCGGTCGCGTCAGCGGGGCGGCGATTACGCCGGTTCCGCTTCGGCCGGCGCTTCGACAGCGACTTCGCCGCCGCCCTGCTTGTCGGCCACGGCCTTGACGGCGCGGGCGAACATGCTGGCGGGTTCGGACAGGACGCGGGCCAGCATGGCCAGGGCCTGGTCGAGGGTCGGCAGCGAGGCGAGGACGTCGACGTGGCTGGCCGGATACACCTGGCCACCCATCGCGACAACCTTGGCCTGCAACTTGTCGTTGCCCTTGGCGAATTCCTTGATCAGACGCCCGGCGGCGCCGGGTTCTTCGGTCGAGAACGCATACAGCAGCGGACCGACGAGCTTGTCCTGGACGCACTCGTATTCGGTACCGGCCACGGCACGGGAAGCCAGGGTGTTCTTGACAACGCGCAAGTACACACCGGTTTCACGAGCCTTCTTGCGCATCGCGGTCAGTTGAGCAACCGTGAGGCCAGCGTACTCGGCCGCAATCAAGGAGTGAGCCTTCGAAGCGACTTCTGCCAGTTCGGCGACTACTTCTTGCTTCTGAGACAGATTAAGAGCCATTGCACTCCTCCAATAAGCCGGGAGTCGAGAATCGAGAGTCGAGAATCGGTAGAAGCAGGAGCTGCTTTTACGATTCCCTATTCCCTATTCCCCATTCCCAGCCCAATTAACTCCGCTTACGGCTCCTGCCGCTTGCGGTCCTGGGCGGCGACCGTCCTTGGCGCCGGGGACGCCGAAGGCGTCCCGGGTGGTGGCCTTTCCTGAAGATTCATTACTGAATTCAGTCGGGGCGGCACCATCTGCGCGGGCCCGGCTCCGAAGAGTCCGAATTAAGCGATCTCGCTTGCACCGACGGCGACTCCTTGCCGTATCGAGCTTCCCTGCCCGTCGTCGGTACGCGCTGACCGCGCCTGCGGTCTTTGACGGCTATCGGTCGGGAGCGAACTCCCTCGCGATGCCCTCAAAATGCTGGGAACGAGTTGAGAGAAGCGAGAAACGAGTCAGAGCGACTAGGCTTTCCGCTCTGACTCCTCACTCCTGTTCACTCACTCCTGCTTGTTCGATTACTTCAGCGACAGCGAAGCCTGATCGACGATCACGCCCGGACCCATGGTCGAGCTGATCGAGATCTTCTGCAGGTACTGACCCTTGGCGGTCGCCGGCTTGGCCTTGATCAGGTCCAGCAGCAGCGCCTGCAGGTTGTCCTTCAGCGAGCCGTCTTCGAACGAGGCCTTGCCGATGGTGCAGTGGATGATGCCGGCCTTGTCGGTGCGGTAACGCACCTGGCCGCCCTTGGCGTTCTTGACCGCTTCGGCCGGATTGGCCGAGACGGTGCCGACCTTCGGGTTCGGCATCAGGCCGCGCGGGCCGAGCACCTGGCCCAGCTTACCGACGACGCGCATGGCGTCCGGGGTGGCGATGACGACGTCGTAGTTCAGATCGCCGGCCTGCATCTTCTCGGCCAGGTCGTCCATGCCGACGGCTTCCGCGCCAGCGGCGAGGGCTTCGTCGGCCTTGGCGCCGGCCGGGGCGAACACCGCCACGCGCACCGACTTGCCGGTACCGGCCGGCAGCACGGTCGAACCGCGTACCTGCTGGTCGGACTTCTTCGCGTCCACGCCCAGACGGACGGCAACGTCGACGGACTCGACGAACTTGGCCTTGGTGGCGGTCTTGACGATCTTGACGGCTTCGTCGAAGGAGTACGCCTTGCCCGGAACGACGGCGGCCTTGATTGCTTTTTCGCGCTTAGTGATCGCCATGTCTTAGCCCTCCACCACGAGACCCATGCTGCGGGCGGAGCCCGCAATCGTCTTCACCGCCGCGTCCAGATCGGCCGCGGTCAGATCGGCTTCCTTCGCCTTGGCGATGTCTTCGAGCTGCTTGCGGGTGACCTTGCCCACCTTGTCGGTGTTCGGGCGCTTGGAGCCGGAGGTGATGCCCGCGGCCTTCTTCAGCAGCACCGAAGCCGGGGTCGACTTGGTCACGAAGGTGAAGGTACGGTCCGAATAGGCCGTGATGATGACCGGCGTCGGCAGACCCGGCTCGAGCTTGGAGGTCGCCGCGTTGAACGCCTTGCAGAACTCCATGATGTTCAGGCCGCGCTGACCCAGCGCAGGACCGACCGGCGGCGAGGGATTGGCCTGACCGGCCTTTACCTGCAGCTTGATGTAGCCGACTACTTTCTTTGCCATGTTGGTTTCTCTCCGGGTGCTAGCGCCTGAACCTCAGGCTCCCCATCGGGCCGGAAATCGCGCGTTCCGGCTTCGCGTTTTGCTTGCGCAAACAGCCGCCCCGGTCCTTGTGAGAGGGGGCAGCTGGATGATTGGGGTCCGCCGCGGTTGGCAGCGAGCCGCGCACTATATCAGGTTTTTATGGGATCCCATAGCCGGCCCCATAGATCAAGGCCCGGCGAGGCCGGGCCTGGAAGCTGAACGAACTTGGGCGAACGGTCTGGCGGGACGGCCCTGCCGGGCCGGCGCCTGGCTCAGGTGGCCTTTTCGACCTGACCGAATTCCAGCTCGACCGGGGTCGAACGGCCGAAGATCAGCACCGCGACGCGCAGACGGCTCTTTTCGTAGTTGATTTCCTCGACCACGCCGTTGAAATCCACGAACGGGCCGTCGACCACGCGAACCATCTCGCCCGGCTCGAACAACACCTTCGGACGCGGCTTTTCGACGCCTTCCTGAACGCGCTGCAGGATCCGGTCGGCTTCGCTGTCCTGGATCGGCAGCGGACGATCGGCGGTGCCGCCGATGAAACCCATGACCTTCGGGGTTTCCTTGATCAGATGCCAGCTTTCGCTGTCGATCCGCGGAATGCCGGCTTCGTCGTGGGTGGAAATCTGCACCAGGACATAGCCCGGGAAGAACTTGCGCTCGGAACGGCGCTTCTGGCCGGAACGCATTTCCACGACCTCTTCGGTCGGGACCAGGACGTCGCCGAAGCGGTCCTGCATTTCGAAGCGCACGATCCGGTCGCGCAGCGCCTGTGCCACCGACTTCTCGAAGCCGGAATAGGCGTGGACCACGTACCAACGTTTGTTTTCTTGCGTATTCAAGTCGGTCGTCTCCTCAGCGCGACAGCAGGAATTTGACCGCGGCCTGGATCACCCAGTCGAAACCGGACAGGATCAGGCTAAGGATGGCCACCGCGATCATGACGACCCAGGTGGTCTTGAGTGCTTCTTCGCGGGTCGGCCAAACCACCTTGCGCAGTTCGAACCGCGATTCGGACAGGAACTCGCGGGTCTGCGCTCCCTTGGCGGTCAGCATGAACACCGCGGCACCGGCCAGCAGGCCGACGACGACCGCGCCGCTGCGCAGCGGGCCGCTCCAATTCTCGAACCAGAGGTAGGCGAACACACCGCCAGCCGCAAGCAGCAGAGCCAGCGCGTACTTGACGATGTCACCGGCGCCGCCGGATTTGTGTTGTTCGGCCTTACTGTTCATCTCGGGGCGATTCCCTCGCGAAAGCCCGCCCATCCGTTGCGCGGCCCTTTCAATGCCTTCCAGTCGCCGGATCGTCCGACCCGACTCGGTATCGAGTGGCACGCCAGGAGGGACTCGAACCCCCAACCTGCGGTTTTGGAGACCGCTGCTCTGCCAATTGAGCTACTGGCGTACGTCTTGAAGTGTTCGGTCCGGGTCGACGCCTGATCAGGCGCGGGCCGGCCGGTCATGCATTGTGTTCGAAAACACAACGCTTTGAAACAACGAAGGCGGACCGGGTTGCCGGCCCGCCGTTCGCTTGGGCTTGCATCCATCGCCGAGACCTTGGAGATGGATCCCCGCCTTCGCGGGGATGACGATTTGACAAAGCCGAGCGCGCAAAGCGCGCTCGGGTCAAATCGTCACTTGATGATCTTCGCCACGACGCCGGCGCCGACGGTGCGGCCGCCTTCACGGATCGCGAAGCGCAGACCTTCGTCCATCGCCACCGGGTTGATCAGCGTGACCACCATCTTCACGTTGTCGCCCGGCATCACCATCTCGACGCCTTCCGGCAGCTCGCAAGCGCCGGTGATGTCGGTGGTGCGGAAGTAGAACTGCGGACGGTAGCCCTTGAAGAACGGGGTGTGACGGCCGCCTTCGTCCTTCGACAGCACATACACTTCGGCTTCGAAGTCGGTGTGCGGCTTGATCGAACCCGGCTTGCACAGCACCTGGCCGCGCTCCACGTCGTCACGCTTGGTGCCGCGCAGCAGCAGACCGGCATTGTCGCCCGCCTGACCCTGGTCCAGCAGCTTGCGGAACATTTCCACGCCGGTCACGGTCGTCTTCTGGGTCGCGCGGATACCGACGATTTCGATTTCGTCGCCGACCTTGATGATGCCGCGCTCGATACGGCCGGTCACCACGGTGCCGCGGCCCGAGATCGAGAACACGTCTTCCACCGGCATCAGGAACGGCTTGTCGACGTCACGTTCCGGCTGCGGGATGAAGGTGTCCAGCGCCTCGACCAGACGCAGGATCGACGGCACGCCGATTTCGCTCTGGTCGCCTTCCAGCGCAAGACGCGCCGAACCGTGGATGATCGGGGTGTCGTCGCCCGGGAAGTCGTACTTGGTCAGCAGCTCGCGCACTTCCATCTCGACCAGCTCGAGCAGCTCGGCGTCGTCCACCATGTCGGCCTTGTTCAGGAACACGACGATGTACGGCACGCCGACCTGACGCGACAGCAGGATGTGTTCGCGGGTCTGCGGCATCGGGCCGTCAGCGGCCGAGCACACCAGGATCGCGCCGTCCATCTGCGCCGCGCCGGTGATCATGTTCTTCACGTAGTCGGCGTGGCCCGGGCAATCGACGTGCGCGTAGTGACGCGAAGCCGATTCGTATTCCACGTGCGCCGTCGAGATCGTGATGCCGCGCGCCTTCTCTTCCGGCGCCGCGTCGATCGCGTCGTATGCCTTGAACTCGCCACCAAAACGCTCGGCGCCCACCTTGGTCAGCGCGGCGGTCAGCGTGGTCTTGCCATGGTCGACGTGACCGATGGTGCCGACGTTGACGTGCGGCTTGGTGCGCTCGAATTTACCCTTAGCCATGGCTGTCGCTTCTCGTTTGTGGGTCTGTATGTCGCGGCGGCTGTTGGTAAAGCAGCCTTGTGTTGCGTTGGATGGTGCTCACGAAAGGAATCGAACCTTCGACCTCCTCCTTACCAAGGAGGTGCTCTACCGACTGAGCTACGTGAGCGTGAAACCTGGTGTCGCGACCCGGTCACCGGGCCTTGCTGCAATGGGGGCCGCCAAGAGTGGATTCAATGGAGCGGGAGACGGGATTCGAACCCGCATTATCAGCTTGGAAGGCTGAGGCTCTAACCATTGAACTACTCCCGCGCCGCGTACAGCCATTACAGCGTTGGAACTTTAACTTTAACTTGAAACTTTACCTTGGAACCGCGCCGAAATTTTCTTCGTCGCGCCACCGATGTTTTGGTGGAGGGAGGTGGATTCGAACCACCGAAGGCGTAAGCCAGCAGATTTACAGTCTGCCCCCGTTGGCCGCTTGGGTATCCCTCCAAAGAGCCCGTAATTCTGGGGTGCGTTCTTCAGGTTGTCAACGCGTTTTCACCTACAACCTTGAAAAATTTTCGTCCCGTCCCGGCGACGCGCATCGGCCCGGCGCGGCCGCATAGTGTACTCAGACATTGAACCGGAAGTGCAACACATCGCCTTCCTGGACGCGATATTCCTTGCCTTCCAGGCGCAGACGCCCGGCATCGCGCGCTCCGGACTCGCCCTTGTACTTGATGAAATCGTCGTAGGCGATGGTTTCGGCGCGGATGAAGCCCTTCTCGAAGTCGGTGTGGATCACCGCGGCGGCCTGCGGCGCGGTCGAACCGGCCTTGACCGTCCAGGCGCGCACTTCCTTGACCCCGGCGGTGAAGTAGGTCTGCAGGCCCAGCAACTCATAACCGGCGCGGATCAGGCGGTTGAGGCCCGGTTCGGCCAGGCCCAGGTCGGCCAGGAAGGTGTCGCGGTCCTCGTCGTCGAGCTGGCTGAGCTCTTCCTCGATCGCGGCCGACACCGGCACCACCTGCGCGCCCTCGGTCACGGCGCGCGCGCGCACCGCGTCGAGGTGCGGATTGTTCTCGAACCCGTCCTCGAGCACGTTGGCCACGTACATGACCGGCTTGAGGGTTAGCAGGAACAGGTCGCGCACCGCCGCCTTGTCGTCGTCGGACAGCTTGAGCGCGCGCGCCGCGGTGCCCGCATTGAGGCCCTCGCGCACGCGGCCGAGCACTTCCTTGCGCGCCGCGGCCTCCTTGTCGCCGGTCTTGGCCGAACGCTCGGCGCGCTGGTAGGCCTTCTCGACGCTTTCCAGGTCGGCCAGGGCCAGCTCGGTATCGATGGTGTCGATATCGGCGATCGGATCGACCTTGTTGTTGACGTGGATGACGTCGGGATTCTCGAAGCAGCGCACCACGTGGGTGATCGCGTCGACTTCGCGGATGTGGGCCAGGAACTTGTTGCCCAGGCCCTGCCCGCTCGCCGCGCCGGCGACCAGGCCGGCGATGTCGACGAACTCGACCGCGGTCGGGATCAGCTTCTGCGGCTTGACGATTTCAGCCAGCGCATTCAGGCGCAGATCCGGCACCGGCACCGCGCCGACATTGGGCTCAATGGTGCAGAACGGGAAATTCGCCGCAGCGATACCGGCCTTGGTCAGCGCGTTGAAAAGAGTCGACTTGCCGACGTTGGGCAGGCCGACGATGCCGCATTTGATGCCCATGGCTTTTTAATCCGGGAATAGAGAGTCGAGAATCGGGAATCGAGAAGCGGGCCGTGACGATTCCCGATTCTCGATTCCCCATTCACGGCTTTGCCGTATGCAACTGCGTCATCGCATCCATGAAATTGCCCTGCACCGCCAGCGGCATCACATCGATGGCGTTGTCGATCGCGCGCAGGATGGTCGCTTCGTCGTCCTTGCCGGGACGGCCGAGCACCCAGGGAGTGACTTTGTCCTTGTGGCCGGGATGGCCGATGCCGACCCGCAGACGGTGGAACTTGCCGTGGCCGAGCAACTGCATGGTGTCGCGCAGGCCGTTCTGGCCGCCGTGGCCGCCGTCGAACTTGAGCCGCGCGGTCCCCGGCGACAGATCCAGCTCGTCGTGCGCCAGCAACGCCTCTTCGGGCTCGATCTTCCAGTAGCGCAGCGCCGCGGTGACCGACTTGCCCGACAGGTTCATGAAGGTGGCCGGCTTGAGCAGCCACACCGGTCGGCCGGCGATCTCGATCTTCGAGGTCTCGCCGAACAGCTTGGATTCCAGGCCGAAGCGACCGCCGAACTTCTCGTTCAAGGCGTCCACAAACCAGAACCCGGCATTGTGCCGGGTCCGGGTGTATTCCGACCCCGGGTTGCCGAGGCCGACGATCAGGCGCAGTCCCGCCATGGATCACAACAGTCCGCGAACGCGAACCGGCGCGCCGGTCAGGGCGCGCCGGTCGGCGATCACTTCTTGTCTTCGTCCTTCTTGGCGACCTTCGCGGCCGGCACATCGGCTTCCGGCGCGTCGGTGGCTTCTTCGACTTCTTCCTTGCCGTGCTTGGCGATCACGACGGCGACGTCGTGTTCCTTGCCCAGCTTCAGCTCGGGGATCTCGACGCCCTTCGGCAGCTTGAGCTCCGACAGGTGGACGATGTCGCCGACGGTCAGCGCCGACAGGTCGATCTCGATGAACTCCGGCAGGTCCTTCGGCAGGCAGCTGACTTCGACTTCGTTGAGCTCGTGGGTGACCACGACGTCGGCGGCCTTGCCGGCCGGCGACTTGTCTTCGTTGAGGAAGTGCAGCGGCACCGCGACGCGAATGGCTTGGTTGGCATCAACGCGCTGGAAGTCCAGGTGCATGATGATCTGCTTGAACGGATGGCGCTGCATGTCGCGCAGGAGCACGTCTTGCGCCTTGCCGTCGAGTTCCAGGCTCAGGATCGAGGAGTAGAACCACTCGTGCTGGCTGGCCAGCCAGATCTTCTCGTGGTCGAGCTGGATCGCCTGCGGCGGATTCTTGCCGCCGTAGATGATGGCCGGGATGCTGGCGGCACGACGCAGGCGGCGGCTCGCACCCTTCCCCTCGACGTTGCGGCCAGTGGCCTTGATGATGTGTTCGGACATTGGTTTTTACTCACTTTGCAGCGTTAGGACCGCCTCGCGGCGGTTTAGGAGACTCACCCGCGACCAGGCGAGTCTTTGTTGCTGGGAATCGGGAATGGGGAATCGAGAATCGGTACAAGCAGATGCGGCGTTGCTGCTTTTACGATTCCCGATTCCCCATTCCCGACTCCCGGATTCAATCCACGTACAACGAACTCACCGACTCGCCGAAGGCGATGCGGCGGATCGTTTCGGCCAGCAGCTCGGCGACGCTGAGCTGGCGGATGCGGCCGGTGGCGCGGGCCGCGGCGGTCAGCGGGATGGTGTCGGTCACCACCAGCTCGTCCAGCTGCGACTTGGTTACGTTGTCGATCGCCGCGCCCGACAGCACCGGGTGGGTGCAGTAGGCCACGACTTTCTGCGCGCCCTGCGCCTTCAGCGCCGCCGCGGCGGCGCACAAGGTGCCGGCGGTGTCGACGATGTCGTCGACCAGCACGCAGGTCTTGCCCGACACGTCGCCGATGATGTTCATCACCGTGGCGACGTTGGCGCGCGGGCGGCGCTTGTCGATGATCGCCAGCTCCGCGTCGTCCAGGCGCTTGGCGATCGCGCGAGCGCGGACCACGCCGCCGACGTCCGGCGAAACCACGATCAGGTTGTCGGTGCCGTGCGCGCGCCAGATGTCGGCGAGCAGCAGCGGCGAGGCGTACACGTTGTCGACCGGGATGTCGAAAAAGCCCTGGATCTGATCCGCGTGCAGATCGACCGTGAGCACCCGATCGGCGCCGACCGCGCTGAACATCTTGGCCGCGACCTTGGCGGTGATCGGCACGCGCGAGGAACGCGGACGGCGATCCTGGCGGGCGTAGCCGAAGTACGGCACCACCGCGGTCACGCTGGCCACCGATGCGCGCTTGAGCGCGTCGATCAGGACCAGCAGCTCCATGAAGTTTTCCGCCGTCGGCGCATTGGTCGACTGGATGACGAACACTTCCTGGCGACGCACGTTCTCTTCGATCTCGACCTGCACCTCGCCGTCGGAGAAACGCCCGACCAGGGCCTTGCCGATGCGGATGCCGAGTTCTTTGCACACCGCCTCGGCGAGAGGACGGTTGGCATTGCCGCTGAATACCAGCAGGTTGCGATCGTTTTGCACTGTACTTCTCCGCTTCGCTCTGACCGTGGCGGCTGTAAAGCCGAGAATGGGGAATCGAGAATCGGGAATCGTCAGGGCGCGGACGCGGCGCTTACGATTCCCGATTCTCCATTCCCGACTCCCGGGCTACATCAATGGCAGGGGCGGTAGGATTCGAACCTACGAATGCCAGGATCAAAACCTGGTGCCTTGGGCCTCTTGGCGACGCCCCTGCGGAAACCTGGTCTCGAGTGCGGCATGCAGCGGCGAACGCCCTGCTCCGCCCGCCGTCCAGGCCCGAAGGCCGGAAGGCAGTTCCAGTAGCGCCGCTTCGGCGGTTTCGCGCGTGGCGAACTCGACGAAGCAACCGCTGCCGGAGCCGGTCAGACGCGGCGAACCGATCCGCGACAAGGCGGCGAAGGCAGCTTCTACAGCTGTTTCGCGCTTGCGCAGAACCGGCTCGAACACATTCCCGAGCGGCTTACCCGAAACGAAGTCCGATATTGTCGCGGGCGCGGCATCCCGCGTCAATTCGGCAGATTGAAATAAGGCCGCGGTCGGCGCGTGAACGCCCGGATCGACCAGCACGTACCAGGCCGGCGCCAGCTCGATCGGCCGCAGGCTTTCGCCGACGCCCTCGGCCCAGGCGTTCTCACCGCGGACGAAGACCGGCACGTCGGCGCCCAGCCGCAGGCCGAGTTCGGCCAGCCGGTCGACGCCCAGATCGGTGCCCCACAGCGCATCCAGCGCGACCAGCACGGTCGCCGCGTCGGACGATCCGCCGCCGAAACCGCCGCCGGCCGGGATACGCTTTTCGATGAGGATGTCTGCGCCTTGGCCGCTGTTGGCTTCTTTTTGCAGCAACAACGCGGCCCGGACGGTGAGGTCGTCGTGCTCGGCCACGCCCGCGACCGAGGCGCCGTGACGGACCACGCGACCATCGTCGCGCGGCCGCAGCCGGATCGTGTCGCCCCAGTCGAGCAGACGGAACACGGTCTGCAGCAGGTGGTAGCCGTCGGCGCGGCGGCCGACGATGCGCAGGAACAGGTTCAGCTTGGCCGGGGCGGGCCAGAGCGACCAACTGGGGGTTGCGGAAGTCTCAGACATAGCGGCAGCGACGGCGAAGCAACGAGTGGTTTCAGCGAGAAGACGGCGCAGCAGCAGCCGAAACGTCCGCCGCCCCGCCTTGCCACTCGTCCACGATCAAGCGCACCCGCGCGCTCGCGCGGCGCGCGTCCAGCCGCGACGGCAGATCGCCGCTGGCGGGCCATTGGTAGGCGATGGTCCAGCCGCCCTGTTCGATCGACAGCGGGCGGCCGTCCGGGCCGGGGGTCAGTTTCGCCGCGGCGCCGCCTTCGGCCGGCAGGCCGCGCAGCCAATTGCCGAGCGCTTCGACCGGGATGTCCCAGCCGGTGGTTTCCAGCAGCAGGGCGGCGGCGTTGTCGCCGCTGCGCGGGCCGCCTTCCAGGCCTTCCAGGCGGGCTTCGCCCGGGCCGCCGACCAGTCGCCAGCTTTGCCGGGTCACCGGCGCGCTGAGCGCGACTTCGAAGCGTTCGCCGCGCTGAGTCCACTCGATCCGGCCGCTGCCGCCCTTGCCAGCGTTGGACACGGCGATGCGGCCGGTCAACGACCACTCGTTCCCCGCGCGCACCCGCTGCGCGCGCGCGGCTTCGCGCTGCGCGGCGTCGGCGGCGGGCACCACGGTTTCGCCGGCGGGACGCTTGACCGCGCCGCCCACGCAGGCGCTCAGCCCAAGCGCCAACATCGCGATCACGGCCGTGCGCGTCAGCGCCGCGCGCATGCCGCCGACGACGGCCACCGAAGCAGCCATCACAGCCCGTACTTCTTCAACGCCCGCAGCAGCGAGCGGTTTTCCGGATCGATCTTGCGCGCCTGTTCGAAGTACTTGCGCGCCTCGTCGCGGCGCCCGCTTTCCCACAGCACTTCGGCCAGGTGCGAGGCGATCTCGGCGTCTTTCTGCAAAGTCAGCGCGCGGCG
This genomic interval carries:
- the ychF gene encoding redox-regulated ATPase YchF — protein: MGIKCGIVGLPNVGKSTLFNALTKAGIAAANFPFCTIEPNVGAVPVPDLRLNALAEIVKPQKLIPTAVEFVDIAGLVAGAASGQGLGNKFLAHIREVDAITHVVRCFENPDVIHVNNKVDPIADIDTIDTELALADLESVEKAYQRAERSAKTGDKEAAARKEVLGRVREGLNAGTAARALKLSDDDKAAVRDLFLLTLKPVMYVANVLEDGFENNPHLDAVRARAVTEGAQVVPVSAAIEEELSQLDDEDRDTFLADLGLAEPGLNRLIRAGYELLGLQTYFTAGVKEVRAWTVKAGSTAPQAAAVIHTDFEKGFIRAETIAYDDFIKYKGESGARDAGRLRLEGKEYRVQEGDVLHFRFNV
- the pth gene encoding aminoacyl-tRNA hydrolase, with product MAGLRLIVGLGNPGSEYTRTRHNAGFWFVDALNEKFGGRFGLESKLFGETSKIEIAGRPVWLLKPATFMNLSGKSVTAALRYWKIEPEEALLAHDELDLSPGTARLKFDGGHGGQNGLRDTMQLLGHGKFHRLRVGIGHPGHKDKVTPWVLGRPGKDDEATILRAIDNAIDVMPLAVQGNFMDAMTQLHTAKP
- the rplJ gene encoding 50S ribosomal protein L10 yields the protein MALNLSQKQEVVAELAEVASKAHSLIAAEYAGLTVAQLTAMRKKARETGVYLRVVKNTLASRAVAGTEYECVQDKLVGPLLYAFSTEEPGAAGRLIKEFAKGNDKLQAKVVAMGGQVYPASHVDVLASLPTLDQALAMLARVLSEPASMFARAVKAVADKQGGGEVAVEAPAEAEPA
- the rplK gene encoding 50S ribosomal protein L11 translates to MAKKVVGYIKLQVKAGQANPSPPVGPALGQRGLNIMEFCKAFNAATSKLEPGLPTPVIITAYSDRTFTFVTKSTPASVLLKKAAGITSGSKRPNTDKVGKVTRKQLEDIAKAKEADLTAADLDAAVKTIAGSARSMGLVVEG
- a CDS encoding 50S ribosomal protein L25/general stress protein Ctc, which produces MSEHIIKATGRNVEGKGASRRLRRAASIPAIIYGGKNPPQAIQLDHEKIWLASQHEWFYSSILSLELDGKAQDVLLRDMQRHPFKQIIMHLDFQRVDANQAIRVAVPLHFLNEDKSPAGKAADVVVTHELNEVEVSCLPKDLPEFIEIDLSALTVGDIVHLSELKLPKGVEIPELKLGKEHDVAVVIAKHGKEEVEEATDAPEADVPAAKVAKKDEDKK
- the rplL gene encoding 50S ribosomal protein L7/L12; translated protein: MSLSNEQIVDAIAEKTLMEVMELVRAIEEKFGVTAAAPVVQAGPAGPTEEKEEQTEFNVILKAAGDKKVEVIKAVRAITGLGLKEAKDLVEGAPQTVKEAVNKADSEKFKKDLEAAGATVEVK
- the rplA gene encoding 50S ribosomal protein L1 → MAITKREKAIKAAVVPGKAYSFDEAVKIVKTATKAKFVESVDVAVRLGVDAKKSDQQVRGSTVLPAGTGKSVRVAVFAPAGAKADEALAAGAEAVGMDDLAEKMQAGDLNYDVVIATPDAMRVVGKLGQVLGPRGLMPNPKVGTVSANPAEAVKNAKGGQVRYRTDKAGIIHCTIGKASFEDGSLKDNLQALLLDLIKAKPATAKGQYLQKISISSTMGPGVIVDQASLSLK
- the nusG gene encoding transcription termination/antitermination protein NusG translates to MNTQENKRWYVVHAYSGFEKSVAQALRDRIVRFEMQDRFGDVLVPTEEVVEMRSGQKRRSERKFFPGYVLVQISTHDEAGIPRIDSESWHLIKETPKVMGFIGGTADRPLPIQDSEADRILQRVQEGVEKPRPKVLFEPGEMVRVVDGPFVDFNGVVEEINYEKSRLRVAVLIFGRSTPVELEFGQVEKAT
- the tuf gene encoding elongation factor Tu translates to MAKGKFERTKPHVNVGTIGHVDHGKTTLTAALTKVGAERFGGEFKAYDAIDAAPEEKARGITISTAHVEYESASRHYAHVDCPGHADYVKNMITGAAQMDGAILVCSAADGPMPQTREHILLSRQVGVPYIVVFLNKADMVDDAELLELVEMEVRELLTKYDFPGDDTPIIHGSARLALEGDQSEIGVPSILRLVEALDTFIPQPERDVDKPFLMPVEDVFSISGRGTVVTGRIERGIIKVGDEIEIVGIRATQKTTVTGVEMFRKLLDQGQAGDNAGLLLRGTKRDDVERGQVLCKPGSIKPHTDFEAEVYVLSKDEGGRHTPFFKGYRPQFYFRTTDITGACELPEGVEMVMPGDNVKMVVTLINPVAMDEGLRFAIREGGRTVGAGVVAKIIK
- the secE gene encoding preprotein translocase subunit SecE, with product MNSKAEQHKSGGAGDIVKYALALLLAAGGVFAYLWFENWSGPLRSGAVVVGLLAGAAVFMLTAKGAQTREFLSESRFELRKVVWPTREEALKTTWVVMIAVAILSLILSGFDWVIQAAVKFLLSR